The following coding sequences are from one Salvia hispanica cultivar TCC Black 2014 chromosome 3, UniMelb_Shisp_WGS_1.0, whole genome shotgun sequence window:
- the LOC125215385 gene encoding 5-amino-6-(5-phospho-D-ribitylamino)uracil phosphatase, chloroplastic-like — protein MVDSIAATSLLGHRPIFSSYNWKYAANKHNCRLSFTKLVDRKDGFSSPVRRWHVKHPIRSVIKAQAAELTRETHSYREEDRIPRGFRPGIDSGVDSRPGLWPPENKADNPGLKNPLLRHERMGCGWLGAIFEWEGVLVEDNPDLEKQAWLTLAQEEGKSPPPAFMLRRIEGMKNEQAIAEVLCWSRDPGVLKRMGSRKEEIHQALQGSMYRFRSGSETFLNVLVHHKVPVALVSTRPRKSLERAIAVIGIEGVFSVIVTAEDVYRGKPDPEMFMYAAQLLQFIPERCIVFGNSNLTVEAAHDARMKCVAVASKHPVYELGAADLVVRHLDELSVVDLKNLADIEAMELEPELEMEVEAEDDRPPSTSVGVYDDFW, from the coding sequence ATGGTGGATTCAATAGCTGCAACGTCTCTCTTAGGGCACCGGCCGATTTTTAGTAGCTATAATTGGAAATATGCTGCCAACAAGCATAACTGCCGCCTGTCTTTTACCAAGTTAGTGGATAGGAAAGATGGTTTCTCATCTCCGGTGCGAAGATGGCATGTCAAACACCCGATTAGGTCTGTGATAAAGGCTCAGGCTGCTGAATTGACTAGGGAGACACACTCCTATCGCGAGGAAGACCGAATACCTAGAGGGTTTAGGCCGGGGATTGACTCTGGTGTGGATAGTCGGCCGGGGCTGTGGCCACCGGAAAACAAGGCTGACAACCCTGGCCTTAAGAATCCGTTGCTTCGACATGAGAGGATGGGTTGTGGTTGGCTAGGTGCTATATTTGAGTGGGAAGGGGTGTTGGTTGAGGACAATCCGGATCTTGAGAAGCAAGCTTGGTTGACTCTTGCGCAGGAAGAAGGGAAGTCGCCACCACCGGCCTTTATGCTTAGGCGAATAGAAGGGATGAAGAACGAGCAGGCTATAGCAGAGGTTCTCTGCTGGTCTAGGGACCCGGGGGTGTTGAAAAGGATGGGGTCTAGGAAGGAGGAGATTCACCAAGCTCTGCAGGGCAGTATGTACAGATTCCGGTCTGGCTCCGAGACGTTCTTGAACGTTCTGGTGCATCACAAGGTGCCTGTGGCGTTGGTCTCCACCCGGCCTAGAAAGTCTCTTGAAAGGGCCATTGCAGTGATCGGCATTGAAGGAGTCTTCAGTGTCATTGTCACTGCCGAGGATGTCTACAGAGGGAAGCCTGATCCGGAGATGTTCATGTACGCAGCGCAGCTCCTGCAGTTCATACCCGAACGGTGTATAGTGTTTGGGAACTCGAATCTTACAGTTGAGGCCGCACACGATGCACGGATGAAATGTGTTGCTGTTGCCAGCAAGCACCCCGTGTACGAGCTTGGGGCGGCTGACCTTGTGGTCCGGCACCTTGATGAGCTCTCGGTGGTTGACTTGAAGAACCTTGCTGACATCGAGGCAATGGAGCTGGAGCCGGAGTTGGAGATGGAGGTAGAGGCTGAAGACGACCGACCTCCTTCGACATCAGTAGGTGTATATGATGATTTCTGGTGA
- the LOC125214923 gene encoding T-complex protein 1 subunit gamma-like produces the protein MHAPVLVLKDSLKRESGTKVHHANIQASKAVADIIRTTLGPRSMLKMLLDAAGGIVVTNDGNAILRELDVAHPAAKSMIELSRTQDEEVGDGTTSVIVLAGEMLHVAEAFIDKNYHPTVICRAYNKCLEDAIAVLDKVAMTIDVKDRATMLGLVKSCIGTKFTSQFGDLIADLAIDATTIVGVELGQGLREVDIKKYIKVEKVPGGQLEDSKVLKGVMINKDVVAPGKMRRKIVNPRIILLDSPLEYKKGENQTNAELLKEEDWSVLLKMEEEYIENLCAQILKFKPDLVITEKGLSDLACHYFSKAGVSAIRRLRKTDNNRIAKASGAVIVNRPDELQESDVGTGAGLFEVRKIGDEFFAFIVDCKDPKACTILLRGASKDLLNEVERNLQDAMSVARNIIKNPKLVPGGGATELTVSATLKQKSSSIEGVEKWPYEAAAIAFEAIPRTLAQNCGVNVIRTMTALQGKHGSGENAWIGIDGNTGEITDMKERKIWDSYTVKAQAFKTAIEAACMLLRIDDIVSGIKKKQAPGAQGPSKPTIEQEGDADNENMIPE, from the exons ATGCATGCGCCAGTCCTCGTCCTCA AAGATTCGTTGAAGCGTGAGTCTGGAACCAAGGTTCACCATGCTAATATCCAAGCATCCAAG GCTGTTGCTGACATTATTCGTACTACTTTGGGTCCACGATCTATGTTGAAAATGCTGCTTGATGCTGCTGGAG GGATTGTAGTCACAAATGATGGAAATGCTATTCTTCGTGAATTAGATGTTGCGCACCCAGCAGCGAAG TCAATGATTGAGCTAAGCCGGACCCAGGACGAGGAGGTAGGAGATGGGACGACATCTGTAATTGTTCTTG CTGGAGAAATGCTCCATGTTGCAGAAGCTTTTATTGATAAGAATTATCATCCCACAGTCATCTGTCGAG CTTATAACAAGTGTCTGGAAGATGCTATTGCTGTGCTTGACAAAGTTGCAATGACCATAGATGTAAAAGACC GCGCAACAATGTTGGGGCTCGTAAAGAGTTGTATTGGGACTAAATTTACCAGTCAATTTGGGGATTTGATCGCT GACTTGGCAATTGATGCAACAACCATAGTAGGAGTTGAACTTGGCCAAGGATTGCGTGAGGTGGATATCAAGAAGTACATTAAGGTGGAGAAGGTTCCTGGGGGTCAGTTGGAAGACTCAAAAGTTTTGAAAGGGGTCATGATTAACAAGGATGTTGTGGCTCCTGGTAAAATGAGAAGGAAGATAGTAAATCCCAGAAtcattcttcttgattctCCCCTCGAGTACAAGAAAGGTGAGAACCAAACCAATGCTGAATTGTTGAAGGAAGAAGATTGGAGTGTCTTACTGAAAATGGAAGAGGAGTACATTGAGAACCTATGTGCTCAAATACTGAAGTTTAAACCAGATTTAGTAATAACTGAGAAGGGGTTGAGCGATCTTGCTTGCCATTATTTTAGCAAGGCTGGTGTCAGTGCAATCAGAAGGCTCAGGAAGACAGATAACAACAGAATTGCCAAAGCTTCTGGGGCAGTAATTGTAAACCGACCTGATGAATTGCAGGAATCTGATGTTGGTACTGGTGCCGGGCTTTTTGAGGTAAGGAAAATAGGCGATGAGTTCTTTGCTTTCATTGTTGACTGCAAGGATCCAAAAGCATGCACAATTCTTTTGAGGGGTGCTAGCAAGGATCTGCTGAATGAAGTGGAGAGAAATCTGCAG GATGCTATGTCTGTGGCAAGAAACATAATAAAGAATCCGAAACTTGTTCCAGGTGGGGGCGCTACTGAGCTGACTGTATCAGCTACACTAAAGCAAAAGAGCTCATCTATTGAAGGCGTAGAAAAG TGGCCTTATGAAGCTGCTGCAATTGCATTTGAGGCAATTCCAAGAACATTGGCTCAGAATTGTGGAGTCAATGTGATTCGGACCATGACTGCCTTGCAAGGAAAG cATGGAAGTGGTGAAAACGCTTGGATTGGCATAGATGGAAATACTGGTGAAATTACTGACATGAAAGAACGTAAG ATATGGGATTCATACACTGTGAAGGCTCAGGCATTTAAGACCGCCATTGAAGCTGCTTGCATGCTTTTGAGAATCGACGATATAGTGAGTGGCATCAAGAAGAAGCAAGCCCCTGGAGCTCAGGGCCCATCAAAGCCCACAATCGAGCAAGAAGGTGATGCAGACAATGAGAATATGATTCCAGAGTGA
- the LOC125215763 gene encoding uncharacterized protein LOC125215763, whose translation MRNRRQVPTSDDDDDAALPPRRSDGDIRKRKKFHLPFDEEEEEEEIEEARMREQYKKKKKKSSDMPEPEPSSETEEQEELEAVPVGEPIRSSGKGRGRRTHFDSFEYDGFQYQLEDPVLLVPEKGNQKPYVAIIKDIAQKQDGRSMMVTGQWFYRPEEAEKKTGGNWQSRDTRELFYSFHRDEVPAESVMHKCVVHFIPRNKRIPDRKEHPGFIVQKVYDTEQRKLFKLTDKDYEDNKQHEIDLLVQKTYARLGEIPDIEPDDANMDQEDQTKNKRLLRKKNVSPLDVSREDEGNKSFSLKAETPGSTPAGATEYYTILLELKMLTGEAQRNRWLEKLLQSIQFMCTPADCKQNNEEQGGIKNGAPDQSNEFPNKGDVLFDWPDAAVASVVALEKAAHEALCADFQKYNQKMRQLAFNLKNAVLARRLLNKELEPAQILNMSPNELKEGLTAEEIAKREPEETGRIQMTDATCTRCSAKQVGLTDIIQTGHGDRYQLECISCGNSWYASRDDAATLTIEGPSSGKTVAGTAPLATAKFEGIEKTLVSPRGAEEGASDASKKTTEAVVPVLEKQQSFNKTRVEERPATNTAK comes from the exons ATGAGGAATCGACGGCAGGTGCCTACTagcgacgacgacgacgacgccGCACTGCCGCCTCGCCGATCGGATGGCGATATTCGGAAGCGAAAGAAGTTTCACCTCCCTTTtgacgaggaggaggaggaggaggaaatTGAGGAGGCCAGGATGAGAGAGCAgtacaagaaaaagaagaagaagagtagCGACATGCCCGAGCCGGAGCCCTCCAGTGAGACCGAGGAGCAGGAGGAACTCGAGGCGGTACCGGTGGGAGAGCCGATTAGGTCCTCCGGCAAAGGGAGAGGGAGGCGGACTCACTTCGACTCCTTTGAGTACGATGGTTTTCAGTATCAGCTC GAGGATCCGGTGCTTTTGGTCCCTGAGAAAGGAAATCAGAAGCCTTACGTTGCCATTATAAAG GATATTGCTCAAAAAcaggatggaaggagtatgaTGGTAACAGGGCAGTGGTTCTATCGTCCAGAGGAGGCTGAAAAAAAAACTGGTGGAAATTGGCAATCACGAGATACTAGGGAACTGTTCTATAGCTTCCACAGAGATGAAGTGCCTGCAGAATCTGTCATGCATAAATGTGTTGTGCATTTCATACCTCGAAATAAGCGAATCCCTGACCGCAAAGAACACCCTGGTTTCATTGTGCAAAAGGTATACGACACTGAACAGAGGAAGCTTTTTAAGTTAACTGATAAAGACTATGAAGATAACAAGCAACATGAGATCGACCTCCTTGTTCAAAAAACTTATGCACGACTTGGAGAAATACCTGACATTGAGCCTGATGATGCTAATATGGATCAAGAGGACCAAACTAAGAATAAGCGTCTTTTAAGGAAGAAGAATGTTTCACCGTTGGATGTTTCCAGGGAAGATGAAGGCAACAAATCATTTTCTCTCAAAGCAGAAACTCCTGGAAGTACCCCTGCTGGTGCAACAGAATATTACACCATTCTGTTAGAACTTAAGATGTTGACTGGGGAAGCACAGCGTAATAGGTGGCTGGAAAAACTTCTTCAGTCAATTCAGTTCATGTGCACTCCAGCGGACTGTAAGCAGAATAATGAGGAACAAGGTGGGATAAAAAATGGTGCCCCAGATCAGAGCAATGAATTCCCGAATAAG GGTGATgtattgtttgactggcctGATGCTGCTGTTGCGTCTGTGGTTGCTCTTGAGAAAGCGGCACATGAAGCACTCTGTGCAGATTTTCAGAAGTATAACCAAAAGATGCGTCAATTAGCATTCAATCTTAAG AATGCTGTACTGGCACGACGTCTTCTGAACAAGGAGTTGGAACCTGCACAAATACTTAATATGTCACCTAATGAGTTAAAG GAGGGGTTAACTGCAGAGGAAATAGCTAAGAGAGAGCCAGAGGAAACAGGGCGCATACAG ATGACGGATGCTACTTGTACAAGATGCTCAGCGAAACAAGTGGGCTTGACAGATATTATTCAGACTGGGCATGGTGACCGCTATCAG TTGGAATGCATTTCCTGTGGTAACTCTTGGTATGCTTCGAGAGACGATGCCGCCACACTGACCATAGAAGGGCCTAGTTCTGGCAAGACTGTTGCTGGTACTGCACCATTGGCTACTGCCAAGTTTGAAGGTATCGAGAAAACTTTGGTTAGTCCGCGTGGAGCTGAGGAAGGAGCAAGTGATGCGTCGAAGAAAACCACAGAAGCAGTCGTTCCAGTGTTGGAAAAGCAGCAATCTTTCAACAAAACCCGGGTGGAGGAAAGACCGGCAACCAACACGGCCAAGTAA
- the LOC125211123 gene encoding uncharacterized protein LOC125211123: protein MELDFDKYCVVDGSPTTVLPAPRRRSRKSSSKLKCGNELLSLNEEFTEIGFNRYRSASCRDAPKIPREGRHQLLKRGSVYQSSKEVGLLRRNDDVVPRKKIEFSRGSSSAFSVGIIDSLCSLDEESPLVERGMPLSEQSTSSSSCKNRLELHSRSSVHRSLDPIHERIPLKKSSSSCKSKKQSEFEVDKTDDDKSCQGRDKAVGNLHKSLSAKLALPHSPANSDTDGSKASSPRGRLHPVLKMFDHFDKSKSHRSPLHCAKETRSEAVIKRDIGVNPNETLNDLSDKAHSVGVGKSPQLQKKGVQNSLPPSTPAHLRGLLKMEWKQGMLFFEFSVNSPEDVYVAKMCKVDNPLSWAYTFHSLHHRRRSSSNAWGLRENSKESSMVGQMLVSCYTCTELKGAGAYNDSMVTEFVLHDVSHLRKSVSSQDSSCCSPDLTKPPIVSDEVSSWCDGEKHETPAKTRKSKNSRDSGHCESSQPVAATELHPGLEIAAIIMQVPFEKRESLKFKSGDRQMDKPLLNLLDLCQLEQEHDKASTNTSNPGKLHVVIPAGNHSLPSTPSRGPTPLLDRWKLGGGCDCGGWDMACPLNVCGDPNLQISEGQPLFDTHHSPQLFIQGRKDKEPAFTMRAIEDGKYVVDFHAQLSSLQAFSICVALLHAAEASTGAGRERSEQMLQSDSLRVFAEEEMKHLIDTISEEEKFKSGKMEDALPSFVLNPPFSPISRV, encoded by the exons ATGGAATTAGACTTCGACAAATATTGTGTTGTGGATGGGAGTCCTACTACCGTGCTTCCAGCTCCACGACGTCGTTCTAGGAAATCGAGTAGTAAGCTCAAGTGTGGGAATGAGCTGCTCAGCCTCAATGAAGAGTTCACTGAGATTGGGTTTAACCGTTACCGTAGTGCATCGTGTAGAGATGCCCCAAAAATCCCTCGGGAAGGTCGACATCAACTGCTGAAGCGAGGCTCAGTTTATCAGAGCTCCAAAGAAGTGGGATTGCTGAGGAGAAATGATGATGTTGTTCCAAGGAAAAAGATTGAGTTTTCAAGAGGGAGTTCATCTGCATTCTCTGTTGGAATAATTGATTCCTTATGTAGTTTGGATGAAGAAAGTCCCTTAGTAGAACGGGGCATGCCCCTCTCCGAACAAAGTACTAGTAGCTCCTCTTGTAAGAACCGGCTAGAGTTGCACTCTCGGAGCTCAGTACATCGGTCTTTAGATCCTATTCATGAAAGAATACCCTTAAAGAAGTCTTCGTCCTCGTGTAAAAGCAAGAAGCAATCTGAATTTGAAGTTGATAAAACGGATGATGATAAGAGTTGTCAAGGGAGGGATAAGGCAGTTGGCAATCTGCACAAGTCATTATCTGCGAAATTGGCTTTGCCTCATTCGCCTGCTAATTCAGATACTGATGGCTCAAAAGCCAGCAGTCCGAGGGGCCGGCTTCATCCTGTCCTAAAAATGTTTGATCATTTTGATAAATCCAAATCTCATAGAAGTCCTTTGCATTGTGCCAAGGAAACTAGGTCTGAGGCAGTTATCAAGAGGGACATTGGTGTGAATCCCAACGAAACGTTGAATGATTTATCAGACAAGGCGCACAGTGTTGGAGTTGGAAAAAGCCCTCAGCTTCAAAAGAAAGGTGTTCAAAACTCACTTCCCCCGTCCACTCCCGCACACCTTCGAGGCCTTCTCAAGATGGAATGGAAGCAAGGGATGCTGTTCTTCGAGTTCTCAGTGAATTCACCAGAAGATGTCTACGTTGCAAAGATGTGCAAGGTGGATAACCCTCTATCTTGGGCCTACACGTTCCACTCGCTTCATCACAGAAGGAGGAGTAGTTCTAATGCTTGGGGATTGAGAGAAAACAGCAAAGAATCATCTATGGTCGGGCAAATGCTAGTATCATGCTATACATGTACGGAACTGAAAGGTGCTGGAGCTTATAACGATTCTATGGTCACAGAGTTTGTGTTGCACGACGTTTCCCATTTGAGAAAGAGTGTTTCCTCCCAAGATAGCTCTTGCTGCTCGCCCGACCTCACTAAACCACCCATAGTTTCTGATGAGGTATCATCCTGGTGTGATGGCGAGAAGCATGAAACACCGGCCAAGACAAGGAAATCCAAGAATTCACGCGACAGTGGTCACTGTGAATCTTCTCAACCCGTGGCAGCAACTGAACTGCATCCAGGGCTAGAAATCGCAGCGATCATTATGCAAGTTCCAtttgagaagagagagagtcTCAAATTCAAGAGTGGGGATAGGCAGATGGACAAGCCACTCTTGAACTTGCTAGATCTTTGTCAGCTTGAGCAGGAGCATGACAAGGCCTCAACCAACACTTCAAATCCCGGGAAGCTGCACGTTGTGATCCCAGCAGGAAATCACAGCTTGCCAAGTACTCCAAGCCGTGGCCCTACGCCATTGCTTGATAGATGGAAGCTAGGTGGAGGGTGTGATTGTGGTGGATGGGACATGGCATGCCCCCTCAACGTATGTGGGGACCCTAATCTTCAGATTTCCGAGGGCCAGCCCCTCTTTGACACTCACCATTCACCACAACTTTTTATTCAG GGAAGGAAAGATAAAGAACCGGCTTTCACAATGAGGGCGATCGAGGATGGGAAATACGTTGTTGATTTCCATGCACAGTTGTCCTCTCTGCAAGCATTCTCCATCTGTGTTGCTCTTCTGCATGCTGCAGAAGCCTCCACCGGTGCTGGACGGGAGAGGAGTGAGCAAATGCTGCAGAGTGACTCTCTGAGGGTATTCGCGGAAGAGGAGATGAAACATCTCATCGACACAATATCAGAGGAGGAGAAGTTCAAGTCTGGCAAGATGGAAGATGCCTTGCCATCCTTCGTGCTGAATCCACCGTTCTCTCCAATTTCTCGTGTATAG